The genomic DNA TTGCAACTCTTTACGCTTCTCTTCATACAATTCCTGAAGAGATTCCTTTACTCTTTCCTGCCGTTCTTGACGTGGACGATCAGGACGAACCTTCTCCTCTCGAGGCTCTTGAGGCATTGAAATCGTCTCAGCTTGTGGACGAGGTCGTACAGGCTGCCTTTGTTGACCTTTCCGAGGAGCATTCTGTTGTTCGTTGTACTTATCAATCTGACGTTTGAAGAAACTAAGAATTCCGCCAATCACTACAATTAAGAAAAAGAGATTTGCAAAAAGGAATTCAAATAGCTGCTCAAGCACTAGTAAGTGCCTCCTCCAGGATTGTCATCTTCATCCTTAGGATCTGTCGCTTTACCGATTGAGCCACGCATATCCGTATCCGCTTTGACGTTGTTGTAATTCATGTAATCCATGACGCCAATGTTTCCAGAGCGGAGAGCTTCAGCCATCGCCATCGGTACTTCAGCTTCTGCTTCCACAACTTTCGCGCGCATTTCTTCGACTCGGGCTTTCATTTCCTGCTCTTGAGCTACTGCCATTGCACGACGCTCTTCAGCTTTCGCTTGGGCGATGTTCTTATCTGCTTCAGCTTGCTCGGTTTGAAGTTCTGCTCCGATGTTCTTGCCGATATCAACGTCCGCGATATCAATCGAGAGGATTTCAAACGCTGTTCCAGCATCGAGACCTTTCGTCAATACTGTTTGAGAAATGAGATCCGGATTTTCAAGAACTTTTTTGTGGTTATCAGAAGAACCGATTGTTGATACGATCCCTTCACCGACACGAGCGATAACGGTATCTTCTCCGGCACCCCCGACAAGTCGTTCAATGTTCGCACGGACAGTAATTCTCGCCTTTGCCTTCACTTCAATTCCGTCCATCGCTACACCGGCGATGAAAGGTGTCTCAATGACCTTCGGATTTACACTCATCTGAACAGCTTCTAGTACGTCACGACCAGCCAGGTCTATGGCAGCACATCGTTCAAAGCTCAGTTCAATGTTCGCACGGTGAGCGGCAATCAACGCATTTACGACGCGATCGACGTTACCACCTGCAAGATAATGACTTTCCAATTGATTCGTGCTTAAATCAAGACCTGCCTTCACTGCCTTGATCAACGGATTGATTACGCGAGACGGAATAACACGTCTCAATCGCATCCCGATCAGTGTGAAAATGCTGACTTTCACTCCTGCTGCTAGTGCTGAAATCCATAATGCAACAGGAACGAATGTGAATAATACGGCCAGGGCGATGACGATGACCCCGATTAAAATGACCATTGTTAAGATATCTGGTGACATTTACTGGTTACCCCCTTGATTTTCTACTTCTTCTACTTCTCGAACGATGATCCGAGA from Pseudalkalibacillus sp. SCS-8 includes the following:
- the floA gene encoding flotillin-like protein FloA (flotillin-like protein involved in membrane lipid rafts) produces the protein MSPDILTMVILIGVIVIALAVLFTFVPVALWISALAAGVKVSIFTLIGMRLRRVIPSRVINPLIKAVKAGLDLSTNQLESHYLAGGNVDRVVNALIAAHRANIELSFERCAAIDLAGRDVLEAVQMSVNPKVIETPFIAGVAMDGIEVKAKARITVRANIERLVGGAGEDTVIARVGEGIVSTIGSSDNHKKVLENPDLISQTVLTKGLDAGTAFEILSIDIADVDIGKNIGAELQTEQAEADKNIAQAKAEERRAMAVAQEQEMKARVEEMRAKVVEAEAEVPMAMAEALRSGNIGVMDYMNYNNVKADTDMRGSIGKATDPKDEDDNPGGGTY